A stretch of Perognathus longimembris pacificus isolate PPM17 chromosome 1, ASM2315922v1, whole genome shotgun sequence DNA encodes these proteins:
- the LOC125348827 gene encoding testis-specific H1 histone, with protein MAEAAEPSAEPQRAEGKILHPAEKFLGLLPRRDPRSVLKVSQLLLRAISEHRGLTLAALKKELGNAGYQVRKKLGRSTTGDAARPEAKGTLLRVSGSEAAGYFKVCKIPKGRKKPGRPRLEEANRWRRLRPEPMQRGRHTRRLAAKKAREVWRCNSKVTTKPKRVKAKSRESVRSRTKEDARAKGVEEGRGRPSKEDAGPGSGEERRPSSKVREEKKPEAEKPVKKPGQKTQPVKSDGSCSSQGKVRTKSSVKSDSPRIAVESP; from the coding sequence ATGGCTGAAGCAGCTGAGCCCAGTGCCGAACCCCAACGTGCCGAAGGTAAAATCCTGCATCCTGCAGAGAAGTTTCTGGGGCTCCTACCCAGACGGGACCCACGCTCCGTGCTCAAGGTATCTCAACTGTTGCTCAGGGCCATCAGCGAGCACAGGGGCCTGACCCTGGCTGCGCTCAAGAAGGAGCTGGGAAACGCTGGCTACCAAGTGCGTAAGAAGCTGGGCCGCTCGACGACGGGGGACGCGGCCAGGCCCGAGGCCAAGGGCACGCTCCTGCGGGTGAGCGGCAGTGAGGCCGCCGGCTACTTCAAGGTCTGTAAGATCCCCAAGGGCAGGAAGAAGCCCGGCCGGCCCAGGCTGGAGGAGGCCAACCGCTGGAGAAGGCTCCGCCCCGAGCCGATGCAACGGGGGCGGCACACGCGTCGCCTGGCGGCCAAGAAAGCCAGAGAGGTCTGGAGATGCAACTCGAAGGTCACGACCAAGCCCAAAAGGGTCAAGGCCAAGTCCAGGGAGTCGGTGCGCTCCCGCACCAAGGAGGATGCGCGGGCCAAGGGGGTAGAGGAGGGCAGAGGACGTCCCTCCAAGGAAGATGCCGGGCCTGGgtcaggagaagaaaggaggcccAGCTCCAAGGTCAGGGAGGAGAAGAAGCCGGAAGCCGAGAAGCCGGTGAAGAAGCCCGGCCAGAAGACCCAGCCGGTGAAAAGCGACGGCAGTTGCTCCAGCCAGGGCAAGGTGCGCACCAAGTCGTCTGTGAAGTCGGACAGTCCACGGATCGCAGTCGAGAGCCCGTAG